The following DNA comes from Clostridia bacterium.
TTCATGGGACTCATACAGTTTCCGAAGTCTCTCATGTATTGAAGCCTTGCTTTGGCTATGTAGGCAGCATTTCCAAAAGATGCCGTGTATACGATGCCGTGATAAGATGGGTCTGGCTGCGTAAGCGAAGGGTATTTTCCGTTATTCCAGTCAAAATTGCCGGAATCGACGACTACACCACCGACGCTTGTTGCATGGCCATCCATATATTTGGTAGTTGAGTGTGTAACTATATCTGCCCCATGTTCGATCGGCCTTAGCAAAATCGGTGTCGCAAAGGTGTTATCCACTATCAGCGGTACACCGTTTTTACGGGCAATTCGTGCAAACTTTTCTATGTCGAGAACACTGATTTTTGGGTTTGCTATGGTTTCTCCGAATAGCGTTTTTGTATTTGGCTTGAAAGCTTTCTGAATTTCATCTTCTGAGCTGTCCTGATCCACGAAAGTCACTTCAATACCCATTCTTTTCAGCGTCACCGCAAACAGGTTATATGTTCCTCCATATATAGTGCTGGAGGATATGATATGATCTCCGCTTTCACATATGTTCATAATGGCAACCAGGGAGGCAGACTGCCCTGATGATGTGCATAGAGCACCTACGCCGCCTTCGAGAGCGGCGATTTTATTCTCTACGCACTCGAGGGTCGGGTTGCTTATCCGGGTATACATATGCCCAGCAGCTTCCTGATCAAACAGCCTGGCAACATGCTCGGTAGAGTCGTACTTATACGTAGTACTCTGATATATAGGAAGGACGCGTGTATCACCGTTACCAGGTTTATAGCCTTCCTGCAGACATTTGGTTTCAATTCTCCATGAACTCATTCCATACACTCCTTTATATTATTGGTTTGACGTTAGAAAAAAATATTTGTTTGTATAGTTTTAATAACAAAAAATATAATTTGGGATATTATTAATAATACAATATAATATTCTGTGAAGTCAAGGAAAAAGTGAACATATGTCTAAAGAGGCATTTGGCCTTATAGATACTGGTGGACTTAACACTGAGTAGACAAATAAATATATTATATTGAAAAATTATTCCTATATTAGTCTACAGCAAAAAACCGAACGTCTGAAGTAAACGTCCGGTTTTGATATCTCTATTTTATTGGTCTTCCTACTTTCAGTCTTGCCAGAGCCCTCGCCAGTGCAGCTTGCGAACGTATATATTCAGCACG
Coding sequences within:
- a CDS encoding O-acetylhomoserine aminocarboxypropyltransferase/cysteine synthase gives rise to the protein MSSWRIETKCLQEGYKPGNGDTRVLPIYQSTTYKYDSTEHVARLFDQEAAGHMYTRISNPTLECVENKIAALEGGVGALCTSSGQSASLVAIMNICESGDHIISSSTIYGGTYNLFAVTLKRMGIEVTFVDQDSSEDEIQKAFKPNTKTLFGETIANPKISVLDIEKFARIARKNGVPLIVDNTFATPILLRPIEHGADIVTHSTTKYMDGHATSVGGVVVDSGNFDWNNGKYPSLTQPDPSYHGIVYTASFGNAAYIAKARLQYMRDFGNCMSPMNAFLTNIGLETLHLRMERHCENANKVAEFLSKNSKVLSVSYPALRSDKYNELAKKYLPNGCSGVLSFRVKGGREAAVRFMDKLKLAAIVVHVADARTAVLHPASSTHRQLSDEQLISAGIEPDLIRFSVGIEHVDDIIEDIRQALDD